The following coding sequences are from one Bacteroidales bacterium window:
- a CDS encoding type I phosphomannose isomerase catalytic subunit, whose translation MNRLYPLKFKPIIKDKIWGGTRLKNLLNKSTKTDKAGESWEISGFPGNISRVKNGFLAGNSLEEIIEVYMGDLVGDSVFDQFGTMFPLLIKFIDANDVLSVQVHPGDELAEKQFGSFGKTEMWYVLSAEKDAEIIIGFNQKVDAEKYMDQLEKKKILDILNKEKTRPGDVFFLPAGRIHALGSGILVAEIQQTSDATLRIYDFDRVDEKGKPRPLHNDKALEAIDFSDVKEFKTSYKVTPNESVSLVSCNYFTTNLIELSKSVDKDYSRIDSFIIFMCIEGSFSIRYYDNELEQVKKGETVLLPAELKNISLLPDPSARILEIYAGKHQKPDRSNELFDQILG comes from the coding sequence ATGAACCGTTTGTATCCTCTGAAATTCAAGCCGATAATTAAAGATAAGATCTGGGGTGGCACAAGGCTGAAAAACCTTCTGAATAAAAGTACAAAAACCGATAAGGCAGGTGAAAGCTGGGAAATCAGTGGATTTCCGGGTAATATTTCAAGGGTTAAGAACGGGTTTCTTGCCGGTAATTCCCTCGAAGAAATTATTGAGGTTTACATGGGCGATTTGGTAGGTGACAGTGTATTTGATCAGTTCGGAACCATGTTCCCGCTTTTGATCAAATTCATTGATGCAAATGATGTCCTGAGCGTCCAGGTACATCCCGGAGATGAGCTTGCGGAAAAGCAATTCGGCTCATTCGGAAAGACAGAAATGTGGTATGTATTAAGTGCAGAAAAGGATGCTGAAATAATAATAGGCTTTAACCAGAAGGTTGATGCCGAAAAATATATGGATCAACTGGAAAAGAAAAAGATCCTTGACATTCTGAATAAGGAAAAGACAAGGCCGGGTGATGTTTTCTTTTTGCCTGCAGGCCGTATTCACGCGCTGGGATCAGGCATCCTGGTTGCCGAGATTCAGCAAACCTCCGATGCAACATTACGAATTTATGATTTTGACAGGGTTGATGAAAAAGGGAAACCGCGCCCTCTCCATAATGACAAGGCACTTGAAGCCATAGATTTCAGTGATGTTAAAGAATTTAAGACTTCATACAAGGTAACACCCAATGAGTCTGTTAGCCTGGTTTCATGTAATTATTTCACAACAAATCTTATTGAACTCAGTAAGTCTGTCGATAAAGATTACAGCCGGATTGATTCCTTCATTATATTCATGTGCATTGAAGGCAGTTTCTCAATCAGGTATTATGATAACGAGCTTGAACAGGTAAAAAAAGGCGAGACCGTGCTTTTACCGGCTGAACTGAAGAATATTTCACTATTACCAGATCCTTCAGCACGTATTCTTGAGATTTATGCCGGCAAGCATCAAAAGCCGGATCGTTCAAATGAATTATTCGATCAGATACTGGGATGA
- the yihA gene encoding ribosome biogenesis GTP-binding protein YihA/YsxC encodes MIIQSVKFIQSSADLKSCPREGPPEFAFAGRSNVGKSSLLNLLAGTRNLAKTSSTPGKTKLINHFLVNDKWYLVDLPGYGFARTGKKTRNDFLTTIGHYLQQRKTLACLFILVDSRHNPMNSDIEFINWTGEAGIPLALVFTKTDKMSSTALKKNLDYYKKTLLQSWDELPPVFVSSSPDKTGREEILDFIENTLKH; translated from the coding sequence ATGATCATACAATCGGTGAAATTCATACAAAGCAGCGCCGATTTAAAATCGTGTCCGCGTGAAGGTCCGCCTGAATTTGCCTTCGCCGGCCGCTCGAATGTCGGAAAATCTTCGCTTCTGAATTTACTGGCAGGCACCCGGAACCTTGCCAAAACTTCGTCTACACCGGGAAAAACAAAACTGATCAATCATTTTCTTGTAAATGACAAATGGTACCTGGTTGACCTGCCCGGTTACGGATTTGCCCGTACCGGAAAGAAAACAAGGAATGATTTTCTCACAACCATCGGTCATTATCTCCAGCAAAGGAAGACACTTGCCTGTTTGTTTATACTTGTCGATAGCAGGCACAACCCAATGAACAGCGATATTGAATTTATAAACTGGACTGGTGAGGCTGGCATTCCTCTTGCCCTTGTATTCACCAAGACGGATAAAATGTCATCAACCGCACTCAAAAAGAATCTCGATTATTATAAAAAGACATTGCTTCAATCGTGGGACGAATTACCCCCTGTTTTCGTATCGTCTTCACCCGATAAAACCGGCAGGGAGGAAATTCTTGATTTCATTGAAAACACGCTGAAACATTGA
- a CDS encoding ribose-phosphate pyrophosphokinase, whose amino-acid sequence MKIKAPIKFFSGRASHYLAEKITQSYGTELGRTSVLEFSDGEFQPYFEESVRGCIVFIVQSTFPPSDNLMELLLLIDAAKRASAYQVVAVMPYLGLARQDRKDRPRCSIGAKLVADILTAAGADRVMTMDLHADQIQGFFNVPVDHLYGSTIFVPYIKNLGLDNLVIAAPDMGGTKRANAYSRFLNCEMVICYKVRKKANVVEEIRVIGDVKDKNVIIVDDMIDTAGTVCLAARLMMEEGARSIRVVCTHPVLSGPAYERIEKSDITEVVVTDTIPLRGHSDKIKVLSIADLFADVIHKVYKYKSITENFLI is encoded by the coding sequence ATGAAAATTAAGGCTCCAATTAAATTTTTCTCTGGTCGCGCTTCACATTATCTGGCTGAAAAAATCACTCAAAGTTACGGAACCGAACTGGGTCGCACATCGGTTCTGGAATTCAGCGATGGTGAGTTTCAGCCTTACTTTGAAGAGTCAGTCAGGGGTTGCATCGTTTTTATAGTTCAGTCAACTTTCCCTCCTTCAGATAACCTGATGGAACTTTTGTTGCTCATTGATGCGGCAAAAAGAGCTTCTGCTTACCAGGTGGTGGCCGTAATGCCATATCTCGGGCTGGCAAGGCAGGACAGGAAAGACAGGCCCAGGTGCAGCATTGGAGCAAAACTGGTTGCAGATATATTAACTGCAGCGGGGGCAGACAGGGTAATGACAATGGACCTCCATGCCGATCAGATACAGGGATTTTTCAATGTGCCTGTGGATCATTTATACGGATCAACGATTTTTGTTCCCTATATTAAAAACCTGGGACTTGACAATCTTGTTATTGCTGCACCCGATATGGGCGGGACCAAGAGAGCCAACGCATACTCAAGGTTTCTGAACTGTGAAATGGTGATTTGCTATAAGGTCAGAAAAAAGGCCAATGTAGTAGAAGAGATCCGGGTAATCGGTGATGTAAAAGACAAGAATGTCATCATTGTGGATGATATGATTGATACGGCAGGGACTGTTTGCCTGGCCGCAAGACTGATGATGGAAGAAGGAGCCCGGAGCATAAGAGTGGTTTGCACACACCCGGTTCTATCGGGACCCGCTTATGAACGTATTGAAAAATCAGATATTACAGAGGTTGTTGTAACAGACACCATTCCTCTGCGGGGTCATTCGGATAAAATCAAAGTGCTGAGCATAGCTGATTTGTTTGCTGACGTGATCCATAAGGTTTATAAATATAAATCGATAACGGAGAATTTTCTGATTTAG
- a CDS encoding 50S ribosomal protein L25, which yields MKTFDLKATLRSATGKKDAKNLRRNGQVPCVLYGGKENVHFAAQARDFKDLVYTHHTFIVDIDVEGKKHLAVMKELQFHPVSDDINHIDFIEVSRDKAIIVELPVEITGNSIGIRAGGKLRQRKRYVKVKGLMDKLPDVLTLDISDLDIGGSILAGDVKIPEVEILEAPRSLIVGVISARAAAKGMGEAETASPAEAAAAPAAAAPAAEAKKEK from the coding sequence ATGAAAACTTTCGATCTGAAAGCGACCCTGCGCTCAGCAACAGGAAAAAAAGACGCAAAAAATCTGAGAAGAAACGGCCAGGTACCCTGCGTTCTGTATGGCGGTAAAGAAAACGTTCACTTCGCAGCCCAGGCAAGAGATTTTAAGGATCTTGTTTACACGCATCATACCTTTATAGTTGATATCGACGTTGAAGGTAAGAAGCATCTGGCTGTAATGAAGGAATTGCAGTTTCACCCGGTAAGCGATGACATCAACCACATTGATTTTATCGAAGTATCAAGGGATAAGGCTATTATAGTTGAACTTCCTGTTGAAATCACTGGGAATTCAATCGGTATCCGTGCCGGTGGTAAACTCAGGCAGCGCAAAAGATACGTTAAGGTTAAAGGACTGATGGATAAATTGCCTGATGTTCTTACTCTCGATATTTCGGACCTTGATATCGGAGGGTCAATCCTTGCCGGCGATGTTAAAATTCCCGAGGTTGAAATACTCGAAGCTCCGCGCTCACTTATCGTTGGTGTGATATCAGCCAGGGCTGCTGCCAAAGGTATGGGAGAAGCTGAAACTGCTTCACCTGCCGAAGCTGCTGCTGCTCCTGCTGCTGCCGCTCCTGCTGCCGAAGCCAAGAAAGAAAAATAA
- the pth gene encoding aminoacyl-tRNA hydrolase has product MKYLIAGLGNVGDEYHNTRHNIGFTILDALAEASGIVFNDKRYGFTTEYRYKGRTLILLKPNTYVNLSGKSVNYWLQKESIPPENLLVLSDDLSLPFGTIRLRARGGDGGHNGLTSIIETLGNQNFARLRFGIGGDFPYGMQVDYVLGKWTKEEASVLPEKLKSCHEVIQGFATLGVERTMNNFNKRL; this is encoded by the coding sequence TTGAAATACCTGATAGCCGGATTGGGTAATGTGGGAGATGAATACCACAATACCAGGCACAATATCGGTTTCACAATACTGGATGCTTTAGCAGAGGCATCCGGTATTGTTTTTAATGACAAACGGTACGGTTTTACTACTGAATACCGTTACAAAGGCCGCACTCTCATTCTGCTCAAACCCAACACCTACGTCAATCTAAGCGGAAAGTCGGTTAACTACTGGTTGCAGAAAGAATCCATTCCTCCTGAAAATCTCCTGGTACTATCAGATGACCTTTCGCTGCCCTTCGGCACAATCCGTCTCAGAGCCAGGGGTGGTGACGGGGGACATAACGGACTCACAAGCATAATTGAAACACTGGGCAATCAGAACTTCGCCCGTTTGAGGTTCGGCATCGGAGGCGATTTTCCGTATGGAATGCAGGTTGATTATGTCCTCGGCAAATGGACAAAAGAAGAAGCATCCGTACTTCCTGAAAAACTTAAAAGCTGCCACGAAGTCATACAGGGTTTCGCCACCCTCGGCGTTGAACGAACAATGAATAATTTCAATAAGAGGCTGTAG
- a CDS encoding HAMP domain-containing sensor histidine kinase — MRPKTVKIIILVSLLALLGLVFTQVLWILEETRLAGKQFNHRADNALSDVIGELKTNHEAVAVPVDSNTAHNILQVVDTAFLSGLMRKYVNYHRLEGEYYYSIVKSSNDSVVWHSAGFSDDSKKTEPFKACLSPVYKGTYYHLALYFPGKNRIVFSKQIGWILLTLIFLTIISSGVILIVFTYLRQKKLSEMKNDFINNVTHEFKTPVATIALAAEVLMKSDPRSGQERVKNYARIILDENERMKKQIERVLEIAQQDHQEITLNLQECDVHKTISSVIPNICLERSEKEVSVNYNLKAKNPVIRGDMMFLTGVITNITENALKYNNRQPEIRVDTEDANDGILISITDNGIGMSREAMKHIFNKFYRVPTGNIHNVKGFGLGLYYARIMTEAHGGYINVFSDLNKGSRFDVYFPYSAAEKRN, encoded by the coding sequence ATGCGTCCGAAAACTGTTAAAATAATCATACTTGTTTCATTACTTGCATTGCTGGGTCTTGTTTTTACCCAGGTGTTATGGATATTGGAAGAAACCAGATTAGCCGGAAAGCAGTTTAATCACCGGGCCGATAACGCTCTTTCAGATGTAATCGGCGAACTTAAAACCAATCATGAAGCCGTTGCTGTACCTGTTGATTCAAATACGGCGCATAATATCCTGCAGGTTGTGGATACAGCTTTTCTCAGCGGTCTTATGAGAAAATATGTAAACTACCACAGGCTGGAAGGAGAATATTACTACAGCATTGTTAAAAGCAGTAATGACTCGGTTGTATGGCACTCGGCCGGCTTTTCTGACGATTCAAAAAAAACGGAGCCATTCAAAGCCTGTCTTTCGCCTGTGTATAAAGGCACATATTATCACCTGGCATTGTATTTTCCCGGTAAAAACCGGATCGTTTTTTCAAAACAGATCGGATGGATTCTGCTGACACTCATTTTTCTCACCATAATTTCATCAGGCGTAATTCTGATAGTTTTTACATACCTCCGACAGAAAAAGCTTTCGGAAATGAAAAATGATTTCATTAATAATGTAACCCATGAATTCAAAACGCCGGTTGCCACTATTGCCCTTGCGGCTGAAGTGCTGATGAAATCCGATCCGCGTTCAGGTCAGGAGCGCGTGAAAAACTACGCCCGCATCATTCTTGATGAAAATGAACGGATGAAGAAACAGATTGAACGGGTTCTTGAAATTGCCCAGCAAGATCACCAGGAAATCACTCTTAACCTCCAGGAATGCGATGTACATAAGACTATAAGTTCTGTCATTCCCAATATCTGCCTTGAACGATCAGAAAAAGAAGTAAGCGTAAATTATAATCTCAAGGCTAAAAACCCTGTCATACGCGGTGATATGATGTTCCTGACCGGTGTTATAACCAACATCACTGAAAACGCTCTGAAATATAATAACAGGCAGCCTGAAATCCGGGTTGATACTGAAGATGCTAACGATGGCATATTGATATCAATTACCGACAACGGAATCGGAATGAGCCGTGAGGCAATGAAACATATTTTCAATAAATTCTACAGGGTGCCCACCGGAAATATTCACAATGTGAAAGGTTTCGGTCTCGGATTATATTATGCCAGGATCATGACTGAAGCGCATGGCGGGTATATCAATGTATTCAGCGATTTGAACAAAGGCAGCCGGTTTGATGTTTACTTCCCGTATTCAGCCGCCGAAAAACGAAATTGA
- a CDS encoding response regulator transcription factor: MAKSKGIILLVEDDKNLGIVIRDFLEMSEYEVILRENGRDGLDEFKKGSYDLVLLDIMLPLLDGFSVAEEIRKTDCDIPVIFLTAKTLKEDKLKGFRIGADDYITKPFSTEELKLRIDAVLRRSRRNAEKSSVFNIGRYKFDYPNHILSIADQERQLTKREAELLHLLCINMNNVLRRDLALKTIWGEDDYFMGRSMDVYITKLRKMLGNDPAVSIVNIHNTGFRLEVRNRE, from the coding sequence ATGGCGAAATCTAAAGGCATAATCCTTTTAGTTGAAGATGATAAGAATCTGGGTATCGTAATCCGCGATTTCCTTGAAATGTCGGAATATGAAGTGATTCTCAGAGAAAACGGACGGGATGGACTGGACGAATTTAAAAAAGGCAGTTACGACCTTGTTTTACTTGATATCATGCTGCCGCTTCTTGACGGTTTCTCGGTAGCTGAGGAGATCCGTAAAACCGACTGCGATATACCGGTCATTTTTCTGACTGCCAAAACACTTAAAGAAGATAAACTGAAAGGATTCAGAATTGGAGCCGATGATTACATCACCAAACCTTTCAGTACTGAAGAGCTAAAGCTAAGAATAGATGCCGTATTAAGAAGGTCAAGAAGAAACGCTGAAAAGTCATCTGTTTTTAATATCGGCCGATATAAATTCGATTACCCGAACCATATTCTTTCAATCGCCGACCAGGAAAGGCAGCTTACAAAACGGGAAGCTGAATTGCTGCACCTTTTGTGCATAAACATGAACAATGTGCTTCGCAGGGATCTTGCCTTAAAGACCATCTGGGGTGAAGATGATTATTTCATGGGGCGCAGCATGGATGTTTATATTACCAAATTGCGGAAAATGCTGGGTAACGATCCCGCCGTATCAATTGTCAACATTCATAACACAGGTTTCCGGCTAGAG